The sequence CGTCCAGCATCACGGCGGCGCCGGCGCCGTGGCCGAGCCAGAGCAGCACGAAGGTGTCGCGGTCGGTGGCCGCGCCGAGGCGGTGCTCGGCTATCCCGGCCAGGTTGACCTCGTTCTCCAGGATCACCTCGCCGGTCAGCCCGGTCCGCAGGGCGGCGACCAGCTCGGCGTGCCAGCTGAGCAGCGAGTCGGTGGAGTGCAGCTGGCCGGTGGCCGGCTCGACCAGTCCTGGTGCGCCGATCGCCACCGTGTGCAGCTCATCGGCGCCGGCCTGGCGGGCGGTCTCCAGCAGGGTGCGAAGGACCTGCTCGGGGAAGTCGGCGGGCGGGCCGCTGGGGTCCTCGGGGTCGACCGGCAGCGCGGCGGTGGCCAGGGTGCGGCCGGTCAGATCGGCGACGGTGAAGGTGACACCCACGTTGCGCACGTCGATGCCGGCCAGGTGGGCGCGGTCCGCGCGCAGGCCGTAGACCCGGGCGTTGGGCCCGCGGCGCTGTTCACCGCGCTCCCCCACGATGCTCACCAGGCCGCCGTGCTGGAGGCGTTCCAGCAGGTCGGCGACGGTGGGACGGGAGAGCCCGGTGAGGGTGCGCAGCTCGGTGGCGGTCAGCGGGCCGTGGCTGAGCAGCAGGTCGAGGGCCAGCCGGTCGTTGATCGCACGGGCGGTGCTGGGCGTGGCCGTGCGCGCTGTGGTCATAGGAAGGTATCTTTCCAGATCTATCTATCAGGGTCCCTTCCTGATAATTTAGCAGCCGCCCCGCCACTTGCAGGCCGGGGCGTCGCCACGGGAGGGATCCGCCATGCCGAAACCAGCTCACCCGCTCCGCCGCGCCCGGCTTAGCGTCGCCCTGGTCTTCGCCGTCCACGGCGCCGTCGCCGGCAGCTTCGCCACCCGGATCCCGGCCATCAAGGACCACCTGCACCTGAGCGCCGGACAGCTCGGACTGGCCCTGGTGATGCCCGCACTGGCCGCCTCCTTGGCGATGCCGCTGGCCGGCCGGGTCACCCACCGGCTCGGCACCCGGGCCGCGATCCGGCTGCTGCTGGCCCTGTGGTGCCTGGCGCTGGCGCTGCCCGCGCTGGCCCCCGGCCTGCCGTGGCTCTGCCTGGCGATGGCCGCCTTCGGCGCCACCGCGGGGATGGCCGACGTGGCGATGAACGCCGAGGGAGTCGAGGTCGAGCAGCGGATGGGCCGCTCGATCATGTCCGGGCTGCACGGCATGTGGAGCTGCGGCGGCCTGGTCGCCTCCGGCTTCGGCGCGCTGGCGGCACGTCAGCACCTGGACCCGCGGCTGCACCTGACGCTCGCGGCCGGTGTGCTGCTGGCCTGCGGCCAACTGGCCTGCGCCGGGCTGCTGGACGTACGCCCGGAGCCCGAGGCCGAGGCTCCGCCGCGGTTCTCGCTGCCGCCGCGCTCGGCGCTGCTGATCGGCCTGGTGGGCTTCTGCGCGGTCTTCGCGGAGGGCGCGGGAGCCGACTGGTCGGGAGTCTACCTGCGGGACCTGACCGGCGCCGCCGCCGGGACGGCCGCCGCCGCCTACGCGGCCTTCGCCTTCACCATGACCGCGGCCCGGCTGGCCGGGGACGCGGTGGTGCGCCGACTCGGCCCGGTCCCGACCGTACGGCTCAGCGGCGCGGTGGCCACGCTCGGCGGCGTCCTGGTGGTGCTCGCGCGCAGCCCCGCGCTGGCGATCGCCGGCTTCGGGCTGCTCGGCATCGGGATCGCGGTGGCGGTGCCGCTGGCCTTCGCGGCAGCCGGTCACGCCGGCCCGAACCCGAGCCAGGCGATCGCGGGCGTCGCCACCATCACCTACACCTCGGGGCTGGTGGCACCGGCGATCATCGGGACGATCGCCCAGGGCAGCTCACTGCGGGTCTCGTTCGCCGTGGTCACCGCCCTGGTGGCGGCCCTGGTGTTGATCGCCGGGGCACTGCGCTCGGCGGCCCCGCTGCGGGCGGAGCAAGCCGCTCGAGAGGCCGCCGGCGACCGCGCGGGGGTCTGAGCAGGGGGCGGGTCCGGACGGCAGGTGCATTAC is a genomic window of Kitasatospora azatica KCTC 9699 containing:
- a CDS encoding ROK family transcriptional regulator, which produces MTTARTATPSTARAINDRLALDLLLSHGPLTATELRTLTGLSRPTVADLLERLQHGGLVSIVGERGEQRRGPNARVYGLRADRAHLAGIDVRNVGVTFTVADLTGRTLATAALPVDPEDPSGPPADFPEQVLRTLLETARQAGADELHTVAIGAPGLVEPATGQLHSTDSLLSWHAELVAALRTGLTGEVILENEVNLAGIAEHRLGAATDRDTFVLLWLGHGAGAAVMLDGRLRRGSSGGAGEIGFLPVPGTDWLPSKDDCDRGFHGLVGSRAVCELARRHRLPVPGDADDAAAAEAAVLAAIAAGPTGEAFLDELAGRVALGATAVCVILDPGCVVLGGEIGRAGGAALADRVAERLAALSPFQTEVRASSTGGGAILSGAVLTASDAVCRDLFGGG
- a CDS encoding MFS transporter codes for the protein MPKPAHPLRRARLSVALVFAVHGAVAGSFATRIPAIKDHLHLSAGQLGLALVMPALAASLAMPLAGRVTHRLGTRAAIRLLLALWCLALALPALAPGLPWLCLAMAAFGATAGMADVAMNAEGVEVEQRMGRSIMSGLHGMWSCGGLVASGFGALAARQHLDPRLHLTLAAGVLLACGQLACAGLLDVRPEPEAEAPPRFSLPPRSALLIGLVGFCAVFAEGAGADWSGVYLRDLTGAAAGTAAAAYAAFAFTMTAARLAGDAVVRRLGPVPTVRLSGAVATLGGVLVVLARSPALAIAGFGLLGIGIAVAVPLAFAAAGHAGPNPSQAIAGVATITYTSGLVAPAIIGTIAQGSSLRVSFAVVTALVAALVLIAGALRSAAPLRAEQAAREAAGDRAGV